One segment of Triticum aestivum cultivar Chinese Spring chromosome 2A, IWGSC CS RefSeq v2.1, whole genome shotgun sequence DNA contains the following:
- the LOC123189202 gene encoding protein PHLOEM UNLOADING MODULATOR — protein MARAKAPRRKPPQAVSRRLLGFCGLSFAAALYVGIDYLRYLSPTWHDRLQPVLWAALALAAAARAPFYRHWDVELRAVLPFLGSIVFMLSAFLIEMISVRFVSVLMGLQWHGSAAPLPDTGQWLLLALNEKLPGSVVDLLRAHVITLHHYLMLFMMLGFSVLFDCIKAPGLGIATRYMFTMAVGRLLRVATFVGTILPSARPWCAAGRYQIPGHPHPWAQKYYVPYASDSHAIRAVIDTDMAYADVQAYPDEYSPDWGRMSFLVDILRPTPGEGPAWYHLLKKASGGCNDLMYSGHMLVAVLTAMAWTEAYGGWISVAIWFLVLHSAQREVRERHHYTVDCVVAIYVGILLWRMTWFIWSARDASRARRLAKLEEVQSRLIHAAKDADVNEIRDLLKEVELAGHDKPGFSQRAILAFAAATIIFTLTCVVLALTLTSDG, from the exons ATGGCGAGGGCGAAGGCACCGAGGCGGAAGCCGCCGCAGGCGGTCTCCCGACGGCTCCTCGGATTTTGCGGGCTGAGCTTCGCGGCGGCGTTGTACGTGGGGATTGACTACCTGCGGTACCTCTCGCCGACATGGCACGACCGGCTGCAGCCGGTGCTCTGGGCGGCGctggcgctcgccgccgccgcgcgcgcaCCCTTCTACCGCCACTGGGATGTCGAGCTCCGGGCGGTGCTTCCCTTCCTCGGTTCCATCGTCTTCATGCTCAGCGCCTTCCTCATCGAGATGATCTCCGTCCGCTTCGTCTCCGTCCTGATGGGGCTCCAGTGGCACGG ATCTGCTGCTCCACTTCCTGACACTGGCCAATGGCTGCTTCTAGCTTTGAATGAGAAGCTTCCTGGAAGTGTTGTTGATCTATTGAGAGCTCATGTTATCACTCTTCACCATTATTTGATGTTATTTATGATGTTGGGGTTCTCAGTGCTGTTTGATTGCATCAAGGCTCCTGGTCTTGGAATAGCCACAAGATATATGTTCACCATGGCAGTCGGACGGTTGCTTCGGGTGGCAACTTTTGTTGGTACAATTCTTCCATCTGCGAGACCTTGGTGCGCTGCAGGCCGTTATCAAATACCTGGGCACCCTCATCCCTGGGCGCAAAAATATTATGTTCCATATGCTTCTGATTCACATGCTATTCGTGCGGTCATAGACACTGATATGGCTTATG CTGATGTTCAAGCTTACCCTGATGAGTACAGTCCTGACTGGGGTCGGATGAGTTTCTTAGTAGACATTTTGAGGCCAACCCCTGGAGAGGGGCCTGCATGGTACCATCTGTTGAAAAAAGCCAGTGGAGGTTGCAATGATCTTATGTATAGTGGGCACATGCTTGTCGCTGTTCTTACTGCCATGGCATGGACG GAAGCTTATGGAGGCTGGATTTCTGTTGCAATATGGTTTCTCGTCCTGCACAGTGCACAAAGGGAGGTACGTGAACGGCATCATTACACCGTGGACTGCGTCGTGGCAATCTACGTCGGAATCCTCTTGTGGAGGATGACATGGTTCATCTGGTCTGCTAGAGATGCCAGCCGAGCTAGAAGGCTTGCTAAGCTTGAAGAGGTTCAGAGCAGGCTAATTCATGCAGCAAAGGATGCAGACGTCAATGAAATCCGGGATCTGCTGAAGGAGGTTGAGCTAGCAGGCCATGACAAGCCCGGCTTTTCACAGAGAGCCATCCTGGCCTTCGCTGCAGCTACAATTATTTTCACGCTGACCTGTGTTGTCCTTGCCCTTACTTTAACCAGTGACGGGTGA